GATCGGCGGGGTTGGGACGTGACGGACGGGACGGAGTGAAATTCTCCAGGCGGCTCACCGCGCCAAGCGCATTGGAGACTGCGCCCGACGCCGCGGATCGAAGATTCCGGGCTCCGTGGTTGGTCGCCGCTTGAAGCTGGGCGGACGGCGTAGGCTGTCCGGGGTTCGCCCAACCCTGAATCCAATTGCGCGAGCATCTAGTGTCCTGAATCAGAGATCCGCTAACATGGTCTGGTGAGATTCGCTTGTATTATCACCACCTCGGGGTTCAGAATTATGGAATCAACTTTCGACTCAGGACACTAGCAACTTGCTAGCTACCGTGCCCCGAACAACAGCCCGCGCGGGAGTTGAGGTTGCGAGACCTTGCGCGGCCCGCCTTGCTACGTTTCTCAGACCCGAGGAAGCGATACCGGGCGCTCCTTCCAAACCAGCCCGCGATCCCTCCGAGGAGACCTCGCAGACGGATGAGGCCATCGCCGAAAGCCCGAAGATCGCCGAAGTGCCCGCGAGGTCCAACGGGCTCTTTCAGCCCCAAATACGTGCTCCAGAGTCGAGTGAGGTCCGCGGGACCCAGGTCGTTGTTATTATAGCTGGTGTGTTCGGCATGCACGTGTTCCTTTCGCATTGTCTGATTGTCAGGCTAGTGCCGGTTCAATTTGATTGATCGGAATAGGTACAGCGGGCAGGTGGTGCTGCCCGTCCGGTGGTTGCGCCACGTGAGGTACCGGCTGATGCGACGACGGCGGACCAGATGCGTGGGATCATCCGACCCGGCCACGGTGAACCGGCGCATCGTGCCGAGGTGCGACTCGATAAGATTCAACCAGCTCGCATACGTCGGCTGGGGGACGACGGTGATCCGCTGCGTAGCAGGCGCGCAGCCGCCGGAAGGCGGCCAAGACATCCCGCGCCGTCTTCCGGCGCCGGCACGTGCCCATCCGACAATCGCCGTGCACGTCATAGACGCCCAGGAATTGCTCGGTCCCCTGCGTGCGGCGGTACGTGGCCCGCTGGCGGCGGGGGTGGCCCACCCGCGCCAGCCCGACCCGGGGGATCGGGTGCAGTTCCAGCGGCCCCACTCGTCGAAACAGATCCCCGCTCCGCCCCGCGGCCGCCGCTCGTAGAGACGGAGGATGCGCGTTTTTTGCTTCGAACGCCGGATCGGGCCACGCTTTCCAGGTCTTGAGCCGCTGGGGCGTCACCCCTTCCCGCCGCAACACCCGCCGGACCCACTCAT
This genomic stretch from bacterium harbors:
- a CDS encoding helix-turn-helix domain-containing protein; translation: MHPLTLRRMRPSEQRQLQAKLRTRTLPMRLYQRYQIIAGAARGRTVPVIADRLSCHAQTVYQWIHRFNTSGFETFERPTNPWGREPILLGPQIRELVKVALSRPADLGLPFTEWSTGKLTAYCKHRGLLPPITDEWVRRVLRREGVTPQRLKTWKAWPDPAFEAKNAHPPSLRAAAAGRSGDLFRRVGPLELHPIPRVGLARVGHPRRQRATYRRTQGTEQFLGVYDVHGDCRMGTCRRRKTARDVLAAFRRLRACYAADHRRPPADVCELVESYRVAPRHDAPVHRGRVG